AGATCCTGTTAATCTCTTTGCGCCCTTACCAAAGGATGGTTTTTGGGAAAGGTTTGAGGGTTTTTAATCGAATCGTGTATCAAATAATCACTAATATCTTGTTTTCAAAAAATTAGCTGCCGGTAGTAGAGGTGTTGGTTGCGCTCAATAAGTCTAATGGCTGTTTTAACTTAATTCATCAAATTACATTAAAATGTTCTACGAAATTTGACAGTCTTACTTTTTAATTTTTATTTTGTCATTATGGAAAGGATTTGGATCTATCAAGCAGACAGAGAGTTTACAGAAATAGAGGAACAGATAGTGCTAGACAAACTGGAGGAATTTACTATGCAATGGAAGGCTCATGGGCAACCATTAGCTGCTTCCGCTGATATTAGATACCATCGTTTTATCGTTATTGCCGTCGATCAATCATACGCTTTGCCTTCTGGATGTTCCATTGACAAATCGGTTAGGTTATTAAAAGAGCTGGAAGACGAATTGAATATCGACTTCTTCGACCGAATGCAGATAGCCTATCGTGATGGAGATCAAATTGTAGTAGCTCCGCGTGTCGCATTCGAAAAATTGATAGCAGAAGGGCTTATTAACGCAGATACCGTTGTTTTTAATAATTTGGTTGCCAATAAGGAGGAACTAAATACCCAATGGGAAGTACCATTTAAAAATAGTTGGCATGCTAAAATATTTCAACTGGCCAAATGATAACAGCTTGTCAGTTTGGAATATCGCTTTGCTCCATATAACGCAAAATTGTGTTGGCTTTTCTATTAATGAACGTTGAGGGTTTCGTGGCCGACCATTTTTTGGGATTTGGTAAAATCGCTATGAGGAGAGCTGCTTGTCTTTTCGTTAACGCAGTCGCAGGTTTGCTAAAATAACTTAACGTGGCAGCGTTCGCGCCGTATATACCATCGCCCATTTCTATTATATTTAGATATACCTCTAAAATTCTTTTTTTGCCCCAAAGCAGTTCTATTAAAATAGTAAAATAAGATTCAAACCCTTTTCTTATCCAAGATCTCCCTGGCCAAAGAAATACATTTTTTGCCGTTTGTTGACTGATCGTACTGCCGCCCCGGATAAGGTCATCCGTCTGGTTTTTTTTATAGGCCTCCCGAATAGCTTTTATATCAAAGCCAGCATGAATCATAAAATTTGCATCTTCGCCTGTGATAGCAGCTCTTTTTAGGTTTTCTGAAAGATCTTCGTAATGTACCCATTGTTTTTCTAGCTTCCAGTCTTGCCCTTCCAACTTTCGTTCAATCCCTCTTTGAAGCATTAACCAGGTAATTGGAGGATTTATATATCGTAATATAAATACCCAACTGATAGTGATTATGATAAAATAAAAACAGATATGAGCAAATGTTTTCCCTAGCTTCTTTTGCCAAAAAAAAAGGATTAGCCTATCCCTGCCAGTATTTTTTTTGTGTGAAGTGTGGAATCTTTGATTTTTATTCCGTTGATTTTTAGGCGCTCGCTTTTTCGTCATAAATAAGCAAGTAGGCGTTTTTAGTGAATGCTTAATTAGTTTGCAAACCTAAGATAAAACTTTGTTTTTACGAAATGATAAGCGATAATCTGATTGTACAAATTGATCATGGTAATTTTATAGAAAAAGAAGAAAAGAATGGTCAGTGATGGTCGTGATATTATTTTCATATTTGTCAACATTTAGGGGTCAGAGGCTTAACCAATTTATTAAAACACGTATTAATGAACCATCTTCCAGTTGTAGATTTAATGATAATAGGAATATACCTGATTGCCATGATAGTGGTAGGTTTTTGGTTTTCCCATAAAAATAAAACCGCTGACCAATTTACTAAGGCTGGCGGACTTATTCCCGGATGGGCTATAGGTCTGTCCATATATGCCACCTTTTTAAGTAGTAATACTTTTTTGGGTGTGCCAGGAAAGGCTTTTGGAAGTAATTGGAACTCCTTTGTGTTTAGCCTTTCCATGCCGTTAGCAGCTTGGGTTGCAGTAAAATATTTTGTTCCCTTTTACAGAAGTACTGGAAAAATATCTGCTTATACGCATTTAGAGCATCGTTTTGGACCATGGGCAAGAACCTATGCTGTTTTGTGTTTCCTGTTAACCCAATTAGCGCGTATGGGATCAATTTTTTTTGGAATAGCTTTGAGTTTGCAAGCATTGACGGGCTATACTATGGAAGTTATTATGTTGATTACCGGGGGCTGTATTATTTTGTATACGGTGATGGGGGGGATCGAAGCAGTAATCTGGACAGAGGTAGTACAGGGTGTAGTAAAAACCTTAGGGGCTTTGCTGATCATCTACCTGGTAGTGTCTAATATGCCAGGAGGCATATCGAAAATTATTGAAATTGGAAAAGCCGACCACAAATTCAGTTTAGGAAGCTTCGAACCGGCGTTTACGCAATCGACCTTTTGGGTAGTACTGCTCTACGGTTTTTTTATCAATTTAAATAATTTTGGTATGGATCAAAACTATGTGCAACGATACCATACGGCGGTGTCTCCTAAAGACGCCGCAAGGTCGGTTTGGTTATGCGTATGGATCTATCTGCCAGCATCTTTTTTATTTTTTATTATAGGAAGTTGTCTATATGCTTTTTATCAAATGAACCCCACTTTAATAGAATCAGTGAAAATACAGACCGCGGCAGAGCAATTGGGGGCAGCAGGAACGACGGCGGAAATAAGCCAGTTAGCTGCTGCTCTAAAACCCGAAGATTACGGAGATAAGGTTATGCCTCATTTTATGGTTACTCAAATCCCAACCGGATTGATTGGTCTTATTGTATCGGCCATTCTCGCGGCTGCTATGAGTACCATCAGTTCAGGTATGAACGCGTCTGCTACGGTTTTCTCGGTAGATATCTACCAGCGTTATATTCGGCAGTTTCAAAATGATAAACAAATGCTTCGTCTACTTCATGTTGCAACAACCGTATTCGGTATGCTCGGTATTATCGTAGGGATATTGATGATCGGTGTAAAAAGTATTCTTGATGTTTGGTGGCAATTGTCGGGTATATTTGCAGGTGGTATGCTAGGCTTGTTCCTACTGGGTATGTTGAGCAAGAAGGCTAAAAATACAGATGGGATGATTGCTACCCTAGTGGGGATATCGGTTATCCTCTGGATGAGTTTTTCTTACCTGATACCAGATAGCTATAGCTACTTAAAAAGCACGCTGCATGCCAATATGATTATTGTCGTTGGCACCTTAAGTATTTACCTGGTGGGCGTTATAATTAGTTTTTTACGGAAAAAGTAACCTAAGGCTAATATCCTATAATTTGCGGCAAATATATTATAAGAAACATCACCTTGTAAAGAATAACTTTGTAATAGTTATAACCTACAGAAATCACATGCAAGAGAAACCAAAAGGATTTGTACCTGTAATGCTTACGCCATTTACCGAAGTGGGTTTGGTGGATCTCCGGGCGTTGACTTCATTAACGGAGTTTTATA
This Olivibacter sp. SDN3 DNA region includes the following protein-coding sequences:
- a CDS encoding ABC transporter ATPase, whose translation is MERIWIYQADREFTEIEEQIVLDKLEEFTMQWKAHGQPLAASADIRYHRFIVIAVDQSYALPSGCSIDKSVRLLKELEDELNIDFFDRMQIAYRDGDQIVVAPRVAFEKLIAEGLINADTVVFNNLVANKEELNTQWEVPFKNSWHAKIFQLAK
- the mtgA gene encoding monofunctional biosynthetic peptidoglycan transglycosylase, encoding MLFFWQKKLGKTFAHICFYFIIITISWVFILRYINPPITWLMLQRGIERKLEGQDWKLEKQWVHYEDLSENLKRAAITGEDANFMIHAGFDIKAIREAYKKNQTDDLIRGGSTISQQTAKNVFLWPGRSWIRKGFESYFTILIELLWGKKRILEVYLNIIEMGDGIYGANAATLSYFSKPATALTKRQAALLIAILPNPKKWSATKPSTFINRKANTILRYMEQSDIPN
- a CDS encoding sodium:solute symporter; this encodes MNHLPVVDLMIIGIYLIAMIVVGFWFSHKNKTADQFTKAGGLIPGWAIGLSIYATFLSSNTFLGVPGKAFGSNWNSFVFSLSMPLAAWVAVKYFVPFYRSTGKISAYTHLEHRFGPWARTYAVLCFLLTQLARMGSIFFGIALSLQALTGYTMEVIMLITGGCIILYTVMGGIEAVIWTEVVQGVVKTLGALLIIYLVVSNMPGGISKIIEIGKADHKFSLGSFEPAFTQSTFWVVLLYGFFINLNNFGMDQNYVQRYHTAVSPKDAARSVWLCVWIYLPASFLFFIIGSCLYAFYQMNPTLIESVKIQTAAEQLGAAGTTAEISQLAAALKPEDYGDKVMPHFMVTQIPTGLIGLIVSAILAAAMSTISSGMNASATVFSVDIYQRYIRQFQNDKQMLRLLHVATTVFGMLGIIVGILMIGVKSILDVWWQLSGIFAGGMLGLFLLGMLSKKAKNTDGMIATLVGISVILWMSFSYLIPDSYSYLKSTLHANMIIVVGTLSIYLVGVIISFLRKK